Within the Halobaculum limi genome, the region GTTGACTGGCCTCGCGGCCGAGACCGCGGGGGCGGGTGCGATCGTCGTGTTCGCGCTCAACGGCGGCGTCACCGCCTTCACCGCGCTGTCGTACGCCGAACTCGCAAGCGCCATCCCGAAGAACGGCGGCGGCTACGCGTACGTCCGAGAGGCGTTCTCTGCACCGGTCGCGTTCGTGATGGGGTGGACGCGGTGGTTCACGTATATGGCCGCCGGCGCGCTGTACGCGCTCGGCTTCTCGTCGAACTTCGTCGAACTCGTCCACCTGTACTGGCCCGGCCTCCCGGCGTCGGAGCCGTGGATCATCGGCTACGCGCTGTTCGCGATCGTCTCGTTCGTCGGCCTGAACGCGCTGTCGACGGAGGCGTCCGGCGGCGCGGAGACGCTCGTGACGGCGATCAAGATCGTCATCCTCCTCATCTTCGTCGCATTCGGCATCAGCGCCGTCGACGGCGCGAACTTCTCACCGCTGTTCCCACCCGAGAGCGGGTTCGTGAGCGTCCTTCCCGCGATGGGCCTCACCTTCATCGCGTTCCAGGGGTACGACCTCATCGCGACGGTCACCGAGGAGGTCGAGAACCCCCAGCGCAACATCCCGCGCGCCATCTTCGCCTCTGTCATCGTGACGGTGATCATCTACCTCCTCGTGGTCGGCGTCGCCATCGGGACGCTCGGCCCGGATCTGCTCGCGGCCGCGGGTGAGACCGCCGTCGCCGAGGCAGCTATCGGCTTTATGCCCGACGTTGGACTGTTCGGCGCACCCATCGGGGGCGCGCTGATCGCCTTCGGCGCGGTGTTCTCGACGGTGAGCGCGCTCAACGCCGTCGTGATCGGGTCGAGTCGGGTGGCGTTCGCGATGGGGCGCGAGCGGCAACTCCCGGCCCGTCTGGGGCGCATCCACCACGAGTACGGCACGCCGTATCTCGCTATCCTCGCCAGCGCGACGGTGATGCTCGTCGCGACTATCGCCGCGCCGATTCGCGTCGTGGGCAACCTCGCCAGCCTGTTCTCGTTGCTCGGGTTCGCGGTCGTCAACCTCGCGGTGATCCGGATTCGCAACCAGCAACCCGACCTGAGTCGACCGTTCAGCGTCCCGCTGTACCCGGCGACACCGATCCTCGGCATCGTGTTGAACCTCCTGCTCTCGGCGTTCATCTCGCCGGAGACGTGGGCCATCGCCATCGGATGGCTCGCGGTCGGCGCGGCGCTGTACGTCGTGTTGAGTCGCCGGGCGCCCGGGATCGGTGCGGACGAACCCGTCGGGGGTGTGGCCTCGGAGGCGTCGACAGCGACGGTCCCGGGAGAGGGACCGCTCGACGCCGAGGACACCGCGGCCATCGAGACGGTCGCGGGAGCCGAGACCGGCGGAGAGATACCCGACCCGTGGGACGGTGACGGCGACCGCGACGGCGGCAGTCGTGCCGCAGAGACCGACCCCGGGTTAGAAGTAGACTCCGAGCAGAATCTTACGGAGGAAGACACATGAGCGAAACCGGGGACCTCCGCGTCGTCGTCGTCGGGAGCGGCCGGGTCGGACTCGAGACGGCCCACTCGCTACACGACCGCGGCCACGACGTCGTCATCGTCGAGCGAACGCCCGAACGCGTCTCGGCGGCGGCCGACGAGTACATCGCGTCGGTCATCGAGGGCGACGCCGCGCGCCCGTCGATACTGGCACAGGCCGCACCCGACCGCGCGGACGTGGTCGCGGCGCTGACGGACACGCTGGGGACGAACCTCGCCGTCTGCCTCACGGCCAAGCGCCTCGCGCCCGACGTGCGGACGGTGTTGCGAGCGACTGAACGGGAGACGACGGAGTTCGAACCGTTCGTCGATCACGTGTTCTACCCGGAACACGCCGGGGCACGCCGCGCCGTCAACGAGATAGAAGGCGGTGACGCCGTCCGGACGCTGGAGACGGTCGCCGGCGACTTGGACGTGATCGAACTCACCGTCGCGCCCGACGCACCCGTCGCGGGCCGGACACTCCGGGAGGTGTCGCTGCCGCGCGGGAGCCTCGTCGTCTCCGGTCCTGGCTGTGACGGCGTCGCCAACGCTGACACGGAACTTCGCCCGGAGGTTCGGTATCTCGTCGCCGCCGAGTCCGCCGTCGTCGACGAGGTCAGGCAGTTGTTCCGGGGATGAGGCGCGTCCTCGCAGTCCCGATCTGTGGGCAACGATAATACCCTCGCGGCGCGTATGGGACGGTCGAATATGTCATCAGTCAAACTATCCCGGGTCGAATCGCTGTTCGGGGAACTGTCGTACCCGGTGTCACGCGCGGAGGCGGCCGAGGAGTTCGCCGACGTGACCGTCGAGTTCGCTGACGGCGAGGGGAATCTCGGAGAGTACGTCGGCGAGTGCCGAAGTGACCGATTCGAGGACGCCCAAGACCTGCACACCAGCCTCCAGAACGTCCTCCCCATCGAGGCGGTCGGCGAACCCGGACAGTCCGAAGGCGACGGCTAAGACGTATCCGTGGGGATCAGTGGGCTTGTTGTGGCCGGTTCACTCTGGCGGGCTGGCTGGCGTCCGGCCCACCCACAGTCACTCGCGCGCCGTGACGAGGTGGCGGAGCGAGGCGCCGACTATCCTGAGGTAACAGAGCCAACAACAGTCCGTCGGGCGGGCGTAGTAGCATCCGCTGCGGACCTCGGGAATGTGCATCTGCTTGTCGAACGCAGTCTCGTCGGAGGACACGTCACGCTTGCGTCGGGTGGCGACGGACTTCGTTAGTCGTCGATTTCGAGATGAGACTGGGGGAGACGCCAGCGTGCCGTCTCTGTCAGTCGAATCCCGCAGTTTAAGTGCAAAGACGGCGGACCACGCCGGTATGAAATTCTGTGACGAGTGCGGGTCGATGATGCAGACCGAGGGGGACAAGTGGGTGTGTCAGTCGGCGGAGTGCGACTACGCGGAACTGCGTGACTCCGCGACCGAACAAGAGATGACGACGACGCAGGGGCAGGAGGGAAGCACCGTCGTCGATATGTCCGACGTCGACGAGTCCGAGGTCGGCCCGACGGTCGAACAGAAGTGCCCCGAGTGCGACGAAGTCCAGACCGTTCGCTACGAGATGAAACAGATTCGCTCGGCCGACGAGTCCGAGACGCGATTCTTCACCTGCACCGTCTGCGGGAAGAAGTGGCGCGAAGACGACCACTGAAGGAGCCGAGACACTACCGAGGAGTCACTTCTTGCGGAGTTCGGTCCCGTCGCGGGGACAGTAGTTCACGTCCGGCGAGCGAGTCGTGAACCCACAGACAGGGCACTCTTTCACCGCCGGTCGGTCGCCGTCGCCCGCCAGTCCACGGAACAACAACGGGACGAACGGCAACAAGAGGAACACGAGCAGCGTGTCGAAGTAGTACCACGCGGCGACGCTGACCACGAGCGACACCGCGAGGCCGACCAGCGCCGTCAGCGTCCGCGATCCGACCATCTCCTCACTCGTCGGCGTCCTCGTCGTCCCCGACTTCTGCGTCCACGTCGTCCGGGTCGACCACCTTCTTGCCCGTCTCCTGCGGGAGGACGACGCGGTCGGCGTCTTCCCACTCGCGCTCCAGTTCCGATCCCTCGAACAGACGGTCGAGGAAGACGGCGAGGCCGGCGACCTCCGAGTGTGGCTGGTTCGTCACGCCGACGTTGTAATCGGCCTCTTCGTAGAAGTCGAACGGTACCTTCTCGCCGCCGACGACGACCAGAAGTGGGGTGTCGGCGTCGACGCTGTCGGCGCGAACGTCGGCTTCCACGTCCTGCACTCGTTCGCCGTACATGGTGAGGTGGACCACGGTCCCCTCCCAGTTGCGGGTGAACGCGCGCTGGTCGTCACGGAGTTCGACGGCGAAGGGGCCGCCGAAGCGGTCGGTGATGTCGCGAATCGTCTCGGCGGACTGGCCCGCGTTGTCGGGGAGGATCACCCGGTCGGCACCGAGTGCCCGCGCGGTCAGTCCGACGTGTGTCGTCATACGGTCGTCGCGACCGGGGCGGTGGCCGTACCGGAGGACGACGACGTCGTCGGTCATACCCGACCGTCGGGACGCGCCGGTAAGGGCGGTTCGTTTCACGCTCGCGTCGCCGCCGTGGCCGCGACCCATATCTGCGTTCAGTCCGTTCAGGCGACTGTGACGAACTATCCAGAAGACATCGCGGGCGTCGGCGACGAACGCCTCGTCGGACAGACCGCACTCGTGACCGGGTCGACCAGCGGCATCGGGCGAGAGACGGCGCTGTCGCTCGGCCGACTCGGCGCACACGTCATCGTCCACGGCCGCGACGAGGCGGCCGGACGCGAGGTTGTCGACGCCATCGACGCCGGCGTCAACGAGGGAACCGCGCGGTTCGTCTCCGCTGACTTCGCCGACCCCGACGACGTGACTGCGCTGGCCGACGCGACCCGGAAGGCGGTCGGCGACGACGGTCTCGACCTCCTGATCAACAACGCGGGCGGCTACTTCCGCAACGGGGAACTGACCGACCTCGGCGTCGAGTACACCTTCCACGTCAACCACCTCTCGCCGTACCAACTCACCGCCGAGTTGCTCGACGACCTCGCA harbors:
- a CDS encoding APC family permease, translating into MSGAHGSRSPATNLGLLDATMIGIGAMIGAGIFVLTGLAAETAGAGAIVVFALNGGVTAFTALSYAELASAIPKNGGGYAYVREAFSAPVAFVMGWTRWFTYMAAGALYALGFSSNFVELVHLYWPGLPASEPWIIGYALFAIVSFVGLNALSTEASGGAETLVTAIKIVILLIFVAFGISAVDGANFSPLFPPESGFVSVLPAMGLTFIAFQGYDLIATVTEEVENPQRNIPRAIFASVIVTVIIYLLVVGVAIGTLGPDLLAAAGETAVAEAAIGFMPDVGLFGAPIGGALIAFGAVFSTVSALNAVVIGSSRVAFAMGRERQLPARLGRIHHEYGTPYLAILASATVMLVATIAAPIRVVGNLASLFSLLGFAVVNLAVIRIRNQQPDLSRPFSVPLYPATPILGIVLNLLLSAFISPETWAIAIGWLAVGAALYVVLSRRAPGIGADEPVGGVASEASTATVPGEGPLDAEDTAAIETVAGAETGGEIPDPWDGDGDRDGGSRAAETDPGLEVDSEQNLTEEDT
- a CDS encoding potassium channel family protein, which translates into the protein MSETGDLRVVVVGSGRVGLETAHSLHDRGHDVVIVERTPERVSAAADEYIASVIEGDAARPSILAQAAPDRADVVAALTDTLGTNLAVCLTAKRLAPDVRTVLRATERETTEFEPFVDHVFYPEHAGARRAVNEIEGGDAVRTLETVAGDLDVIELTVAPDAPVAGRTLREVSLPRGSLVVSGPGCDGVANADTELRPEVRYLVAAESAVVDEVRQLFRG
- a CDS encoding RPA12/RPB9/RPC11 RNA polymerase family protein, which encodes MKFCDECGSMMQTEGDKWVCQSAECDYAELRDSATEQEMTTTQGQEGSTVVDMSDVDESEVGPTVEQKCPECDEVQTVRYEMKQIRSADESETRFFTCTVCGKKWREDDH
- a CDS encoding tRNA (cytidine(56)-2'-O)-methyltransferase — protein: MTDDVVVLRYGHRPGRDDRMTTHVGLTARALGADRVILPDNAGQSAETIRDITDRFGGPFAVELRDDQRAFTRNWEGTVVHLTMYGERVQDVEADVRADSVDADTPLLVVVGGEKVPFDFYEEADYNVGVTNQPHSEVAGLAVFLDRLFEGSELEREWEDADRVVLPQETGKKVVDPDDVDAEVGDDEDADE